In one Bacillus thuringiensis genomic region, the following are encoded:
- a CDS encoding C1q-like domain-containing protein, which produces MSCYYYCKYCKEYKKKLHDCCKNTSKCHDNKDNLVRESAFRARNTVNQNVPANTFVKVLFQNEQFDLANEYNPATSIFMPKTKGVYSIIGTIGFFPNDPTLNYRARVEIRVNGNAAIAIDNDFFGPISFGNVVSVSTIVQLNAGDEVEIYAQSSIDGVLSPLEDGAHFEAARFPSPIK; this is translated from the coding sequence ATGTCTTGTTATTACTACTGTAAGTATTGTAAGGAGTATAAAAAGAAGCTTCATGATTGTTGTAAGAACACTAGTAAGTGCCATGATAACAAGGACAATCTTGTTAGAGAATCGGCATTTAGAGCTAGAAATACAGTAAATCAAAATGTTCCTGCTAATACTTTTGTGAAAGTGTTATTTCAAAATGAACAATTTGATTTAGCGAATGAGTATAATCCAGCAACATCTATTTTTATGCCGAAGACTAAAGGAGTATATTCTATTATTGGAACGATTGGTTTCTTTCCAAACGATCCAACTTTAAATTATAGAGCGCGTGTAGAAATTCGTGTGAATGGAAACGCAGCGATAGCTATAGATAATGACTTTTTTGGTCCAATAAGTTTTGGAAATGTAGTAAGTGTTTCGACGATTGTTCAATTGAATGCAGGGGATGAAGTTGAGATTTATGCACAAAGTAGTATAGATGGAGTTTTAAGTCCTTTAGAAGATGGTGCACATTTTGAAGCAGCAAGATTTCCTTCGCCGATTAAATAA